A genomic window from Salvia hispanica cultivar TCC Black 2014 chromosome 5, UniMelb_Shisp_WGS_1.0, whole genome shotgun sequence includes:
- the LOC125187608 gene encoding uncharacterized protein LOC125187608, translating into MAGISPDQESVDSATKKSSISSGGRALDRKEFLRRFVDSEVLKENLEDWLEDIVEDNARSAAFDLPFELIDLQKFDYALEGVPFQQLIRMPSAIYASTSSDVEATAYLALEDFLHASVNGMWESFWGPDDGMMPFYVSSLYEGNLRFYQAEQAIAKGRVGGLCASAIMLRNPRHPQGKWDDVIELALLRPDIGNHASAENSNPPVSTICEALFLALRVLLARSISRSNIPLSLNSVFVLLVDSHCGGVLKVEGDLSKLDCDLNNVYESAAAWIKNHSKIAISPVDRIWNKLGNANWGDIGALQVLYATFQSIAQYAGMPKNSIEDLAADHSSRLQARRIERQLEDTRVNGNGLFRFQHRNASPEIVEVQEESVKVDSAKRLKLEVGSVLMVEDSNWQNSYQIDEVLNDGEILYYIASPVQDPGKAHLLYVGSHPSQLEPAWEDMKLWYQVQRQTKVLGIMKQKGLSSKYLPEVVASGRVIHPGQCRKTSSGGNCEQPWCGTPVLVTGPVGRTVSDMVRAGQFGTDEAIKCCHDCLSALSTSALSGIRHGDIRPENIIYVNPGLRQPYFVLIGWGHAILEERDRPALNLHFSSTSALQEGKLCSASDAESLVYMLYFCSGGDLPVLDSVEGALQWRETSWSRRLIQQKLGDISAVLKAFADYVDSLCGTPYPVDYEIWLRRLKKQINEEDGGKEVETSS; encoded by the exons ATGGCAG GTATATCACCAGATCAGGAATCAGTAGATTCAGCAACCAAAAAGTCCAGTATCTCCTCAGGTGGTAGGGCTCTGGATAGGAAGGAGTTTCTTCGTAGATTTGTGGACAGTGAAGTCCTGAAGGAAAACCTTGAGGATTGGCTTGAGGATATAGTTGAAGATAATGCGAGGTCTGCTGCCTTTGATCTTCCTTTCGAGTTAATAGATCTTCAGAAGTTCGATTATGCCCTAGAAGGTGTTCCCTTTCAACAGCTAATACGGATGCCTAGTGCTATTTATGCTTCAACATCCAGTGATGTGGAGGCAACAGCTTATCTTGCTCTTGAGGATTTTCTGCATGCAAGTGTGAATGGCATGTGGGAATCTTTCTGGGGCCCGGATGATGGTATGATGCCTTTCTACGTTTCCTCTCTATATGAAGGAAACTTGAGATTTTACCAAGCTGAGCAGGCCATTGCAAAAGGTAGAGTTGGTGGCCTTTGTGCATCGGCTATAATGCTAAGGAACCCAAGACATCCACAAGGGAAGTGGGATGATGTCATTGAGTTGGCACTGCTGAGACCTGATATTGGAAATCATGCTTCAGCAGAGAACTCTAATCCTCCAGTCTCTACTATTTGTGAAGCTTTATTCCTTGCTCTTCGCGTGTTGCTTGCCAGAAGCATCAGCAGATCAAACATCCCTCTGAGTTTGAATTCTGTGTTCGTACTTTTAGTTGACTCTCATTGTGGTGGCGTCCTTAAAGTTGAAGGTGATTTGAGCAAGCTGGACTGTGATCTGAATAATGTCTACGAATCTGCTGCCGCATGGATAAAAAACCATTCGAAAATTGCAATCTCACCAGTTGATAGGATCTGGAACAAGCTTGGAAATGCTAACTGGGGTGATATTGGGGCTTTACAGGTACTCTATGCTACATTTCAATCTATAGCACAGTATGCCGGAATGCCTAAAAACAGTATTGAAGATTTAGCTGCCGACCACAGTTCCCGTCTTCAAGCCAGGAGGATCGAGAGGCAGTTGGAGGATACAAGGGTGAATGGTAATGGTTTGTTTCGCTTCCAACATCGCAATGCTTCACCCGAGATAGTAGAGGTACAAGAAGAATCTGTTAAAGTGGATTCCGCAAAGAGACTGAAGCTCGAAGTAGGATCTGTATTGATGGTGGAGGATTCAAACTGGCAGAACAGTTATCAGATAGATGAAGTTCTGAATGATGGGGAGATTCTATATTACATTGCATCTCCTGTTCAAGATCCAGGTAAGGCTCACCTTCTGTATGTTGGTTCGCATCCTTCACAGTTGGAACCAGCCTGGGAGGATATGAAGCTATGGTATCAAGTACAGAGGCAAACTAAAGTACTTGGtattatgaaacaaaaagGATTGTCCAGTAAATATCTTCCGGAAGTGGTTGCATCCGGACGGGTAATTCATCCTGGCCAATGTCGGAAAACAAGTTCAGGTGGCAATTGCGAGCAGCCATGGTGTGGAACTCCTGTCCTAGTAACCGGTCCAGTTGGTAGGACTGTATCCGACATGGTTAGAGCTGGGCAGTTCGGTACAGACGAGGCTATTAAGTGCTGCCATGATTGTTTGTCTGCACTCTCTACTTCTGCTTTGTCTGGGATTCGGCATGGGGATATCAGGCCAGAAAACATAATCTATGTGAATCCTGGTCTCAGGCAGCCTTATTTCGTCCTTATCGGTTGGGGGCATGCCATTTTGGAAGAAAGGGATCGTCCGGCACTAAACCTTCATTTCTCTTCTACTTCTGCTCTTCAAGAAGGGAAGTTGTGCTCTGCTTCTGATGCAGAAAGCCTAGTATATATGCTCTACTTCTGCTCTGGCGGAGATTTACCCGTTCTGGATTCAGTTGAAGGAGCACTCCAATGGAGGGAAACATCTTGGTCGAGGAGACTGATTCAGCAGAAGCTTGGAGACATCTCCGCTGTCCTGAAAGCATTTGCAGATTACGTTGACAGTCTATGTGGTACACCGTACCCTGTTGACTATGAAATCTGGTTGAGAAGGTTGAAGAAACAGATTAACGAAGAAGATGGTGGAAAGGAAGTCGAAACATCGAGCTAA
- the LOC125189220 gene encoding hypersensitive-induced response protein 2 yields MGQMLGCIQVDQSTVAVKEQFGKFEEVLEPGCHCLPWCFGYQVAGTLSLRLQQLDVRCETKTKDNVFVNVVASIQYRALADKASDAYYKLSNTKEQIQAYVFDVIRASVPKLDLDSTFEQKDDIARAVESELEKAMSAYGFEIVQTLIVDIEPDAQVKRAMNEINAAARLRVAATEKAEAEKILQIKRAEGEAESKYLSGLGIARQRQAIVDGLRESVLAFSENVPGTTSKDVMDMVLVTQYFDTMKEIGASSKSSAVFIPHGPGAVKDIATQIRNGLLQGESAMSS; encoded by the exons ATGGGTCAAATGCTTGGTTGTATTCAAGTAGATCAGTCTACTGTTGCTGTGAAGGAGCAATTTGGCAAGTTTGAAGAGGTGCTAGAGCCTGGCTGCCATTGCCTGCCATGGTGTTTTGGCTACCAAGTGGCTGGTACCCTGTCATTACGTTTACAGCAGCTCGATGTCCGTTGTGAAACAAAAACTAAG GATAACGTGTTCGTTAATGTGGTTGCTTCGATCCAGTACCGCGCTTTGGCTGACAAAGCATCTGATGCATATTATAAGCTATCTAACACAAAAGAGCAGATCCAAGCATACGTGTTTGATG TCATCAGGGCAAGTGTACCAAAACTGGATCTGGATTCCACTTTTGAGCAGAAGGATGATATAGCTAGAGCTGTAGAAAGCGAACTTGAAAAG GCTATGTCTGCTTATGGATTTGAGATAGTGCAGACTCTGATTGTTGACATTGAGCCAGATGCTCAAGTCAAGAGGGCCATGAACGAGATAAATGCTG CTGCTCGACTCAGGGTTGCTGCGACTGAGAAAGCCGAAGCTGAGAAAATCTTGCAGATCAAAAGAGCTGAAGGAGAGGCCGAGTCCAAGTACCTATCGGGGCTGGGTATAGCTCGTCAGCGGCAGGCCATCGTAGATGGACTGAGGGAGAGTGTGCTTGCCTTCTCGGAGAATGTGCCTGGGACGACCTCTAAGGATGTCATGGACATGGTCCTCGTCACTCAGTACTTCGACACAATGAAGGAAATTGGTGCTTCATCCAAGTCCTCTGCTGTCTTCATCCCTCACGGACCTGGGGCTGTCAAGGATATCGCTACACAGATACGCAATGGCCTCCTTCAGGGCGAGAGTGCTATGTCTTCTTAG
- the LOC125187609 gene encoding proteasome subunit alpha type-3, with the protein MSSIGTGYDLSVTTFSPDGRVFQIEYAAKAVDNSGTVVAIKCKDGIVMGVEKLIASKMLLPGSNRRIHSVHRHSGMAVAGLAADGRQIVTRAKSEATNYEKVYGEAIPVKELAERVASYVHLCTLYWWLRPFGCGVIVGGYDRDGPQLYMIEPSGISYRYFGAAIGKGRQAAKTEIEKLKLSEMTCRQGVIEVAKIIYGVHDEAKDKAFELEMSWVCDESNRQHQKVPENLLEEAKAAAKAALEEMDAD; encoded by the exons atgAGCAGTATTGGCACAGGATACGATCTATCGGTGACCACATTCTCACCGGACGGCCGCGTTTTCCAGATCGAATATGCCGCCAAAGCCGTCGACAATAGCGGCACCGTCGTTGCCATCAAATGCAAAGACGGAATCGTCATg GGAGTGGAGAAGCTGATTGCTTCCAAGATGCTGCTTCCAGGCTCCAATCGAAGAATCCACTCCGTTCATCGCCACTCCGGCATG GCTGTTGCCGGATTAGCTGCAGATGGCAGGCAGATTGTTACACGAGCAAAGTCTGAAGCAACTAATTATGAAAA GGTTTATGGTGAAGCAATTCCTGTTAAAGAACTCGCAGAACGAGTGGCTAGTTATGTGCATTTGTGCACACTCTATTGGTGGCTCAG GCCTTTTGGTTGTGGAGTGATTGTGGGAGGTTATGATAGGGATGGACCACAGTTGTACATGATCGAACCTTCTGGCATATCCTAC AGATACTTCGGTGCAGCCATCGGAAAGGGAAGACAGGCTGCTAAAAC AGAAATCGAAAAATTAAAGCTCTCAGAGATGACATGCCGACAAGGTGTCATTGAGGTGGCCAAGAT CATCTATGGGGTGCACGACGAGGCCAAGGACAAGGCCTTTGAACTGGAAATGAGCTGGGTCTGTGATGAGTCGAACCGCCAGCATCAAAAG GTTCCGGAAAATCTACTTGAGGAAGCCAAGGCAGCAGCTAAAGCCGCCCTTGAAGAAATGGATGCAGATTAA